In Chrysoperla carnea chromosome 2, inChrCarn1.1, whole genome shotgun sequence, the following proteins share a genomic window:
- the LOC123292173 gene encoding LIM and senescent cell antigen-like-containing domain protein 1 codes for MPPLPSPGVPGMSLENMFCSRCGDGFEPNEKIVNSTGELWHSQCFVCAQCFRPFPDGIFYEFEGRKYCEHDFHVLFAPCCGKCGEFVIGRVIKAMNANWHPNCFRCEMCSRELADTGFIRNAGRALCHECNANAKAVGLGKYVCQKCHGIIDDQPLRFRGEVYHGYHFNCATCGIELDSTAREVRNMPGYASNDLGQLFCLRCHDKMGVPICGACRRPIEERVVTALGKHWHVEHFVCAKCEKPFFGHRHYEKKGLAYCETHYHQLFGNLCFVCNQVIAGDVFTALNKAWCVHHFACSICDKKMDQKTKFYECDLKPVCKKCYDKFPQELRRRLRRQHDAATRKPVS; via the exons ATGCCACCACTGCCTTCTCCCgg AGTCCCAGGGATGTCtttagaaaatatgttttgttcCCGATGTGGAGATGGTTTTGAACccaatgaaaaaattgtaaattcaacGGGCGAACTGTGGCATTCACAATGTTTTGT GTGTGCCCAATGTTTTCGTCCATTTCCTGATggtattttctatgaatttgaAGGACGTAAATATTGTGAACATGATTTTCATGTACTATTTGCACCCTGTTGTGGAAAATGTGGCGAATTTGTGATTGGGCGTGTTATTAAGGCAATGAATGCAAATTGGCATCCAAATTGTTTCCGTTGTGAAATGTGTAGTCGTGAATTGGCTGACACAGGATTTATTCGAAATGCTGGACGTGCTTTGTGTCATGAATGTAATGCCAATGCCAAAGCTGTTGGACTTGGAAAGTACGTATGTCAAAAATGTCATGGGATTATTGATGATCAACCCTTACGTTTCAGGGGTGAA gtTTATCATGGATATCATTTTAATTGTGCTACGTGTGGTATCGAATTAGATAGCACTGCGCGTGAAGTCCGTAACATGCCTGGATACGCGTCAAACGATTTAGGCCAATTGTTTTGTTTGAGATGTCACGATAAAATGGGAGTTCCAATATGTGGAGCATGTCGTCGACCAATTGAAGAACGAGTTGTTACTGCTCTTGGAAAACACTGGCATGTAGAA CATTTTGTTTGTGCCAAATGTGAGAAACCATTCTTTGGTCACCGCCATTACGAAAAGAAAGGTCTTGCCTATTGCGAAACTCATTACCATCAATTATTTGgtaatttatgttttgtctGCAATCAAGTGATCGCTGGTGATG ttttCACAGCTTTAAATAAAGCATGGTGTGTCCACCATTTTGCATGTTCAATATGCGATAaaaaaatggatcaaaaaaccaaattttatgaGTGCGATTTAAAACCAGTGTGCAAAAAATGTTATGATAAATTCCCACAAGAGCTACGAAGACGTTTACGTAGACAACATGATGCTGCCACCCGAAAACCAGTGTCGTAA
- the LOC123291678 gene encoding laccase-8-like, whose protein sequence is MSRECGNCPFNQTDCENPLCVTAGGKQRLITTVNYQIPGPAVLVCLNDTVIVNVHNGFETDSTTIHFHGAHQNGSPWMDGVPFITQCPILPGTTYQHKFIAGQAGTHMYHGHSGTHEADGLFGQYIVRKPEDFNKHELYDLDLPEHTMIFWHWFDRPVGEIFALQNFASTGMPPYDILINGKSEKEVYTKDGKNYKTPRAVFEVEQGKRYRFRAIFNSIIYCPVQVSIDNHNLTMIGSDSGEFNPVEVETFIGNAGERYDFVLNANAPIGTYWIRVRGVGNECKSGKINQQAILKYKKSELEVPKQDVPTYDESGRSGKLLNPMDLALTSYPENDVIVFTELESPEPTRNINGTPDVTIYLEFKTYTHSSIRYPQMNNLTFSYPKSPLLTQWNRTDINCSPKLRKYNCVDNFCTCPYTEIMKKGDLVEIVLVALDPFPIGDHPMHLHGNHFQVVAMETVGKNISTQHIRDLNLAGKIPKKLEKVPYKDTISVPSEGYAILRFVADNPGYWFFHCHLSIHAAKGMAVVIKVGEDIVDIPTAPQDIPRCGDFPSLPPYY, encoded by the exons ATGTCAAGAGAATGTGGAAATTGTCCATTTAATCAAACTGATTGTGAAAATCCTCTTTGTGTGACGGCTGGTGGTAAACAACGGCTAATAACAACTGTAAATTATCAGATACCTGGACCAGCAGTTTTG gTTTGCTTGAACGATACAGTTATCGTTAATGTTCACAACGGTTTTGAAACCGACAGTACAACAATACATTTTCATGGTGCTCACCAAAATGGAAGTCCATGGATGGATGGAGTACCATTTATAACACAATGCCCAATTTTACCGGGTACAACATACCAACATAAGTTTATTGCGGGACAAGCTGGTACACATATGTACCATGGACATTCag gTACCCATGAAGCTGATGGCTTATTTGGCCAATACATTGTAAGAAAACCAGAAGATTTTAATAAGCACGAATTATACGATTTGGATTTACCAGAACATACAATGATTTTCTGGCATTGGTTTGATCGCCCTGTAGGAGAAATATTTGCATTGCAAAATTTTGCTAGTACAGGAATGCCTCCATacgatattttaattaacgGGAAATCAGAAAAGGAAGTTTATACTAAAGAtgggaaaaattataaaacaccaCGTGCTGTTTTCGAAGTTGAACAG GGTAAACGGTATAGATTTCGTGCAATTTTTAACAGTATCATTTACTGTCCAGTTCAAGTGTCCATTGATAATCACAATCTCACAATGATTGGCAGTGACAGCGGTGAATTTAATCCTGTTGAAG TTGAAACTTTCATTGGAAATGCCGGAGAACGATACGATTTTGTATTGAACGCAAATGCCCCAATTGGAACATATTGGATACGGGTACGTGGTGTTGGCAACGAATGCAAAAGTGGAAAAATAAACCAACAAGctattttgaaatacaaaaaaagtgaaTTAGAGGTACCCAAACAGGACGTACCCACATATGATGAATCTGGTAGATCTGGAAAA CTTTTAAATCCTATGGATTTAGCCCTAACATCTTATCCTGAAAATGATGTCATTGTATTTACAGAACTTGAAAGTCCTGAGCCAACTCGAAATATTAATGGCACACCTGATGTAAccatttatttagaatttaaaacatatacacACA gtTCTATACGTTATCCACAAATGAATAATCTAACATTTTCTTATCCTAAATCTCCATTGTTGACCCAATGGAATCGTACGGATATCAATTGTAGTCCAAaactaagaaaatataattgcgTTGATAACTTTTGTACATGCCCGTACAcggaaataatgaaaaaaggcGATTTAGTAGAAATAGTTTTGGTTGCGTTAG ATCCCTTCCCAATTGGTGATCATCCAATGCATTTACATGGTAATCATTTCCAAGTAGTTGCAATGGAAACTGTTGGAAAAAATATATCCACACAACATATTCGAGACTTAAATTTAGCTggcaaaattccaaaaaaacttgaaaaagtaCCATATAAAGATACTATTTCTGTTCCAAGTGAAGGTTATGCTATTTTGCGGTTCGTAGCTGATAATCCAG GTTATTGGTTCTTCCATTGCCATTTATCGATCCATGCTGCCAAAGGTATGGCTGTTGTAATAAAAGTGGGTGAAGATATTGTGGATATACCTACAGCACCCCAAGATATACCTAGATGTGGTGATTTTCCAAGTCTACCAccgtattattaa